Proteins encoded together in one Terriglobus saanensis SP1PR4 window:
- the purK gene encoding 5-(carboxyamino)imidazole ribonucleotide synthase — protein sequence MSAILPGATIGIFGGGQLGRMMAMAARAMGYKVHVLDPDPACPAGYVVDELIEAGWKDTWAAANLARECAVVTLEIEQVLIASLDAAAKFAPVRPGSAMLAIIQDRTEQKDWLLRNGFPVGRYRVCRTLEQLREAVEALGGKCFVKSAMGGYDGRGQAKIGFAAGATAEDEITEAWDDLRGGPCVAEQALALKQEISVMVARSPRGEVTVFPAAENHHEHQILEWSVIPAGISTEIEARARKIAGEIADAFNLEGLLAVEIFLTEEGELLVNELAPRPHNSYHGSERACVTGQFEQAIRAVCDLPLGDVSLVQPTAIANLLGEVWLDESGEAREPKFDEALAVPGVRLHLYEKLTPRRGRKMGHLSAVGASAGEALERVLEAKGRL from the coding sequence GTGAGCGCGATTCTTCCTGGCGCTACGATTGGAATCTTTGGCGGTGGACAGCTTGGCCGGATGATGGCGATGGCTGCGCGCGCTATGGGGTACAAGGTCCACGTGCTCGATCCCGACCCCGCATGTCCTGCGGGATATGTAGTAGACGAGTTGATCGAAGCGGGATGGAAGGACACATGGGCCGCGGCGAACCTGGCGCGTGAGTGCGCCGTGGTGACGCTGGAGATTGAGCAGGTACTGATCGCCAGTCTGGACGCTGCGGCAAAGTTTGCCCCGGTGCGGCCGGGATCGGCGATGCTGGCGATCATTCAGGACAGGACCGAACAGAAAGACTGGCTGCTGCGGAACGGATTTCCCGTGGGCCGATACCGTGTCTGCCGCACGCTGGAGCAGTTGCGCGAAGCCGTCGAGGCGTTGGGCGGCAAGTGTTTCGTGAAGAGCGCGATGGGCGGATACGACGGGCGCGGACAGGCGAAGATCGGGTTTGCCGCGGGCGCGACCGCCGAAGACGAGATCACCGAGGCATGGGACGATCTGCGCGGCGGGCCCTGCGTTGCGGAGCAGGCCCTGGCTCTGAAGCAGGAGATCTCCGTGATGGTGGCGCGTTCTCCGCGTGGCGAAGTCACGGTGTTTCCCGCAGCGGAGAACCATCACGAGCACCAGATCCTGGAGTGGAGCGTCATCCCGGCAGGAATTTCAACAGAGATTGAAGCGCGCGCGCGGAAGATTGCGGGCGAGATCGCCGACGCCTTCAACCTGGAGGGTCTGCTTGCGGTCGAGATCTTTTTGACCGAAGAGGGTGAACTGTTAGTCAACGAGCTTGCGCCGCGACCGCACAACAGCTATCACGGCAGCGAGCGGGCCTGTGTGACGGGGCAGTTTGAGCAGGCGATTCGCGCGGTGTGCGATCTGCCGCTGGGCGATGTGAGTTTGGTGCAGCCGACGGCCATCGCGAATCTGCTGGGCGAGGTCTGGCTGGATGAGAGCGGCGAAGCGCGCGAGCCGAAGTTCGATGAGGCCCTCGCGGTGCCTGGGGTGCGGCTGCATCTTTATGAAAAGCTGACACCACGTAGAGGACGGAAAATGGGGCATTTAAGTGCGGTTGGGGCGAGTGCGGGCGAGGCTTTGGAGAGGGTTTTGGAGGCTAAGGGGCGGCTTTAG
- a CDS encoding IS30 family transposase, with product MGNCYVQLDDFERVVIQSQLQMGWRPASIAAGLQRSRSTVTRELRRNGWKRSCESSAQSRRWGNGGYVARRAGQRARQAHRKPRVERKLVPGTPLWTEVRRYLHQRLSPFQIASTLSRMPEPVRISHETIYTALYAMPRGELRTELLRLLRRKRPQRGTRDPNRHQRPFVDGMTLIDERPTEVDERLVPGHWEGDLIKGRMNRSRVGTLVERTTLFLALVKLEDGRAETTANAFATILNRFQSPMRLTLTYDQGREMAQHRTLTEKSGVKVYFAHPHSPWERGINENTNGLVREYLPKGQDLSVYSQQQLDEIAMQLNARIRKSLGNKAPAELFLPQGDFDFVHFWQNPDKVKNVALGT from the coding sequence ATGGGGAATTGTTATGTTCAGCTGGATGATTTTGAGCGTGTTGTGATTCAGAGTCAGCTTCAGATGGGTTGGAGACCAGCGTCGATCGCCGCCGGTCTGCAGCGTTCGCGATCGACGGTGACGCGGGAGCTGCGCCGCAACGGCTGGAAGCGGTCTTGCGAGAGCAGTGCGCAGAGCCGTCGCTGGGGCAACGGCGGCTACGTGGCGCGGCGTGCCGGCCAGCGGGCGCGGCAGGCTCATCGCAAGCCCCGCGTGGAGCGGAAGCTGGTGCCGGGCACTCCGTTATGGACCGAAGTTCGCCGGTATCTTCACCAGCGCTTGAGTCCGTTCCAGATCGCGTCCACACTGTCACGTATGCCCGAGCCTGTGCGCATCTCGCACGAGACCATCTACACCGCGCTGTACGCCATGCCGCGCGGCGAGCTGCGCACGGAGCTGCTGCGCCTTCTGCGACGCAAGCGTCCCCAGCGCGGCACACGCGATCCCAACCGCCACCAGCGGCCCTTCGTGGACGGCATGACCCTGATCGACGAGCGGCCCACCGAGGTGGACGAGCGTCTCGTTCCCGGCCACTGGGAGGGCGACCTCATCAAGGGCAGGATGAACCGCTCCCGCGTCGGCACCCTGGTCGAGCGCACCACGCTCTTCCTCGCCCTGGTCAAGCTCGAGGACGGTCGCGCCGAGACCACCGCCAACGCCTTCGCCACCATCCTCAACCGCTTCCAGAGCCCCATGCGCCTCACCCTCACCTACGACCAGGGAAGGGAGATGGCCCAGCACCGCACCCTCACAGAGAAGTCTGGCGTCAAGGTCTACTTCGCCCATCCCCACAGCCCATGGGAAAGAGGCATCAACGAAAACACCAACGGCCTGGTCCGCGAATACCTCCCCAAGGGACAGGACCTCAGCGTCTACTCCCAGCAGCAACTCGACGAAATCGCCATGCAGCTCAACGCAAGAATCAGAAAATCCCTCGGAAACAAAGCCCCAGCTGAACTCTTCCTACCACAAGGTGACTTCGACTTCGTACACTTCTGGCAAAACCCAGATAAAGTAAAAAACGTTGCACTTGGAACATGA
- a CDS encoding TA system VapC family ribonuclease toxin: MILLDANLLIYAYDEAAPHHKRSSKWIERIFSSREPVLIPVAAIMAFLRIMTHQALPGPRFSMEEGIGIVDEWFSLSHVSIAITGNEHWNYLRQTLTDGQARSSLVTDSHLAALAIENGATLCSVDRDFARFPGLRWVDPLTETS, from the coding sequence GTGATCCTGCTCGACGCAAATCTCCTGATCTACGCCTACGACGAGGCAGCGCCGCATCACAAACGCTCCAGCAAATGGATCGAACGCATCTTCTCCTCGCGCGAGCCGGTCCTGATCCCGGTCGCCGCCATCATGGCCTTCCTTCGCATCATGACGCATCAAGCCCTTCCAGGGCCTCGCTTCTCCATGGAAGAGGGAATCGGCATCGTCGACGAATGGTTTAGTCTCAGCCATGTTTCCATTGCAATCACGGGCAACGAGCACTGGAACTATCTCCGTCAGACCCTCACGGATGGACAGGCGCGTTCCTCTTTGGTGACGGACTCGCATCTGGCGGCGCTGGCGATCGAAAACGGCGCGACCCTCTGCAGCGTTGACCGCGACTTCGCCCGCTTCCCAGGCCTGCGCTGGGTTGATCCACTCACAGAGACCTCATGA
- the sucB gene encoding 2-oxoglutarate dehydrogenase, E2 component, dihydrolipoamide succinyltransferase yields MPTNVVMPQMGESITEGTLTKWLKQVGDTVARDEPIFEISTDKVDAEIPSPIAGKLMEIKVQEGATVEVNTVVAVMAEEGSAATSAPAAASSATGSATPGVPVPAAPPADAQKDATPAAPAAAPAAAANTDVPMPQMGESITEGTITKWLKKVGDTVQRDEPLFEISTDKVDAEIPSPVAGTLVEIKATEGQTVAVNSIVAVIGGAAGAATSTPAAAPQADGASTPAAAPAQDGGSTEVVMPQMGESITEGTITKWLKKVGDTVQRDEPIFEISTDKVDAEIPSPVAGTLTEIKAAEGTTVAINTVVAIIGGAAGSAPAAKPAAAAPTQAPAAPGDPKPAAPAASASVGETPRSSPLVRKIAKENAVDLHQVPGTGPAGRITKTDILGHLQNPAAAAKPAAAAPVAAAAPVAAPAKPAAPAAAQPQPGELVPMTKMRSIIAQRMIESKHTNAHVHTVFKVDMTRIARIRDKEKNKYEQRNGVKLTYMPFITRAAVVALSKHPIVNSAIEGGNAIRYNKNINIGIAVALDWGLIVPVLKQTEEKNFLGIARGIVDLANRARNKKLAPDDVSGGTFTLTNSGIFGEQFGTPIIAQPQSAILGIGGLNKEPLVIQDQDGGDVIAIRYIQRFTLGFDHRIIDGSDAGKFMTDFKNVLENWSEDIG; encoded by the coding sequence ATGCCTACCAACGTCGTCATGCCCCAGATGGGCGAGTCCATCACCGAAGGCACACTCACCAAATGGCTCAAGCAGGTCGGCGACACCGTCGCGCGCGATGAACCCATCTTTGAAATCTCCACGGACAAGGTCGACGCCGAGATTCCGTCCCCCATCGCCGGTAAGCTCATGGAAATCAAGGTGCAGGAAGGCGCAACGGTAGAGGTCAACACCGTCGTCGCCGTGATGGCAGAAGAGGGCTCTGCTGCCACCAGCGCTCCGGCAGCCGCCTCAAGCGCCACAGGAAGCGCCACCCCCGGCGTTCCCGTTCCCGCCGCACCTCCGGCAGATGCGCAGAAGGATGCCACTCCCGCAGCTCCAGCCGCTGCTCCCGCAGCCGCCGCGAACACCGACGTCCCCATGCCGCAGATGGGCGAATCCATCACCGAAGGCACCATTACCAAGTGGCTCAAGAAGGTTGGCGACACCGTCCAGCGCGACGAGCCTCTCTTCGAGATCTCCACGGATAAGGTCGATGCCGAAATCCCTTCGCCCGTCGCCGGAACGCTCGTAGAGATCAAGGCCACCGAAGGCCAGACCGTCGCCGTCAATAGCATCGTCGCCGTCATCGGCGGAGCCGCAGGCGCCGCCACCTCCACGCCAGCCGCCGCACCGCAGGCCGATGGGGCCTCCACTCCCGCAGCGGCGCCAGCGCAGGACGGCGGATCGACCGAAGTCGTCATGCCGCAGATGGGCGAATCCATCACCGAAGGCACCATCACCAAGTGGCTCAAGAAGGTTGGCGACACCGTCCAGCGCGACGAGCCCATCTTTGAGATCTCCACGGACAAGGTCGACGCCGAGATCCCTTCGCCCGTCGCCGGAACCCTCACCGAAATCAAGGCCGCCGAAGGCACCACGGTCGCCATCAACACCGTCGTCGCCATCATCGGTGGCGCGGCTGGATCCGCTCCCGCCGCCAAGCCCGCCGCCGCTGCACCCACGCAGGCGCCAGCTGCTCCCGGAGATCCAAAACCTGCCGCACCGGCAGCTTCGGCAAGCGTTGGCGAAACACCGCGCTCTTCGCCGCTCGTCCGCAAGATCGCCAAGGAGAACGCCGTCGATCTTCACCAGGTTCCCGGCACCGGCCCCGCAGGCCGCATCACCAAGACAGACATCCTCGGCCACCTGCAGAATCCTGCCGCAGCCGCCAAGCCTGCCGCAGCCGCACCAGTAGCCGCCGCTGCACCTGTAGCAGCACCGGCCAAGCCAGCCGCACCGGCAGCCGCCCAGCCGCAGCCGGGCGAACTCGTTCCCATGACCAAGATGCGCAGCATCATCGCGCAGCGCATGATCGAGTCGAAGCACACCAACGCGCACGTCCACACCGTCTTCAAGGTGGACATGACGCGCATCGCCCGCATCCGCGACAAGGAGAAGAACAAGTACGAGCAGCGCAACGGCGTCAAGCTCACGTACATGCCCTTCATTACGCGCGCCGCAGTCGTCGCGCTCTCGAAGCACCCCATCGTGAACTCGGCGATCGAGGGCGGAAACGCGATCCGCTACAACAAGAACATCAACATCGGTATCGCCGTCGCTCTGGACTGGGGACTGATCGTGCCCGTCCTCAAGCAGACCGAGGAGAAGAATTTCCTCGGCATCGCGCGCGGCATCGTCGATCTCGCCAACCGCGCACGCAACAAGAAGCTCGCTCCGGACGATGTCTCTGGCGGCACCTTCACGCTGACCAACTCCGGCATCTTCGGCGAACAGTTCGGAACGCCCATCATCGCGCAGCCGCAGTCGGCTATCCTCGGCATCGGCGGGCTTAACAAAGAGCCCCTCGTGATCCAGGACCAGGACGGCGGAGACGTCATCGCCATCCGCTACATCCAGCGCTTCACGCTCGGCTTCGATCACCGCATCATCGACGGCTCCGACGCAGGCAAGTTCATGACCGATTTCAAAAACGTCCTCGAAAACTGGTCGGAAGACATCGGCTAG
- the purE gene encoding 5-(carboxyamino)imidazole ribonucleotide mutase, with amino-acid sequence MQKPLIGVVMGSSSDYAVMRETVALLEEFGVPHEAKVVSAHRTPDLLFQYAASARGRGLKVIIAGAGGAAHLPGMLAAKTIIPVLGVPVPATALQGMDALLSIVQMPKGVPVGTMAIGRSGAANAALLAIAMLAVEDAALGDKLQAWRDARAEQVMAETLPPESAE; translated from the coding sequence ATGCAAAAGCCGTTGATCGGTGTGGTGATGGGAAGCAGCAGTGATTACGCCGTGATGCGCGAGACTGTGGCTCTGTTGGAGGAGTTTGGCGTGCCGCATGAAGCGAAGGTCGTTTCGGCACATCGCACTCCGGACCTGTTGTTTCAATATGCGGCGTCGGCGCGGGGCCGTGGTTTGAAGGTAATCATCGCCGGTGCCGGCGGCGCGGCGCATCTGCCGGGCATGCTGGCGGCGAAGACGATTATTCCGGTGCTGGGTGTGCCGGTTCCCGCAACGGCGCTGCAGGGAATGGATGCCCTGCTTTCGATCGTGCAGATGCCGAAGGGCGTGCCCGTCGGCACGATGGCGATTGGTCGCTCCGGCGCTGCGAACGCCGCTCTGCTGGCGATTGCGATGCTGGCGGTGGAAGATGCTGCGCTTGGAGACAAGCTGCAAGCGTGGCGGGATGCGCGCGCGGAACAGGTCATGGCAGAGACTCTGCCGCCGGAGTCTGCGGAGTGA
- the lipB gene encoding lipoyl(octanoyl) transferase LipB: MILNLLQLGRIPYTEGIRVMNEVVALRKQQQIGDTLLLLEHPPVLTLGRNSTRANILASDELLAAKGAEIHEINRGGDVTYHGPGQLVGYPIFDLRGDDLPGKKGPHLGPVDFVRLMEEALIRTCSDFGVLAQRICKRTGVWTMAGPSIQEKKIAAIGIHVSQAVTSHGFALNVTTDLRDFEWIVPCGITDRQVTSLELEVAEEFPLRPTLANASNSIASRFGHVFNRQILQVETLDQLLGQTA, from the coding sequence ATGATCCTCAACCTCCTCCAGCTCGGCCGCATCCCCTACACCGAAGGCATCCGTGTCATGAACGAGGTCGTCGCCCTGCGCAAGCAGCAGCAGATCGGCGACACGCTTCTCCTCCTCGAACATCCGCCCGTCCTCACCCTCGGCCGCAACTCCACACGCGCCAACATCCTTGCCAGTGACGAGCTTCTTGCGGCCAAAGGCGCGGAGATTCATGAGATCAACCGCGGCGGGGACGTGACGTATCACGGCCCCGGCCAGCTCGTCGGCTATCCCATCTTCGATCTCCGCGGAGACGACCTCCCCGGCAAAAAAGGCCCGCACCTCGGCCCGGTCGACTTTGTTCGCCTCATGGAAGAGGCCCTCATCCGCACCTGCTCCGACTTCGGCGTCCTCGCGCAACGCATCTGCAAGCGCACCGGCGTCTGGACCATGGCCGGGCCTTCGATTCAGGAGAAAAAGATCGCCGCCATCGGCATCCACGTCTCGCAGGCCGTCACCTCGCACGGCTTCGCGCTCAACGTCACCACCGACCTCCGCGACTTCGAGTGGATCGTCCCCTGCGGCATCACCGACCGCCAGGTCACCAGCCTGGAGCTTGAGGTCGCAGAAGAATTTCCCCTCAGACCTACTTTGGCAAATGCGTCCAACTCCATCGCCAGCCGCTTCGGCCACGTCTTTAACCGCCAGATTCTTCAAGTGGAGACACTCGACCAGCTTCTAGGCCAGACCGCCTAA